Below is a genomic region from Diabrotica undecimpunctata isolate CICGRU chromosome 7, icDiaUnde3, whole genome shotgun sequence.
atctaaacagttttgtattaaggtgttcaaacataaaattgcctctcttgttcctagtcctcccttaaaaccgaattgtgttgacccgctaagttcttctagtatcttgtacattcttgagtgtaatatcttaaggaagagtttcagcaagtgactcattaaactgattaagcggtgttcattgcattttgtggcattagctgtttttgggatcatcacaaaggatgactgcagccattctcgcggaatgtaaccagtatcataaattctattgaacagctttaccaagatttcgatattctcctcgtctattagttttattgcttctatattaatttcatctggacctgttgctttatgcatctttgtggttctaactgcatattctatttcacttcgcattattgatggccctgataagttttcggaaggaagtttgcgcgttggttgtgttggtctttcgccattaaaaagtctttctgcgtattctttccacgccattgctatctcctcttctgactctatgtattcgtttctgtcgttgcgtattcttgttctgtgatGGCTTtcgtgtatattcgatatttctttgatcttcttatgtagtccaaaactaattgctttttcctgcaattgttctatttcgttgcacctttccaccatccaacgttcttttgctttcttaaccttctggcgaatttctttgtgtatctgtttgtatttgtcttgattacgttgttgtttatgttgtcttcgcttttccattagatccataatttcgtccgtcatccattcgttatgctttctctttctgatctgtgttttaacttccctgtttactgccagaatcgttcctttaatattattgaccatctcttcgatatcatcattttgttctattattcgcattccttcattaatttgatttgcataactcttcttaagattttcgtctctcatcagttctcttgcatatataggcgtgctggtgtttgtacttgttctcttaatttttgctagttttaacctcacatctgctattagcggattatgatcggatgcaatatcagcacctggatatgctgcgattgttttgatagcgttacgaaatcttctgtttattaaaacgtagtcaatttggtttctaaatattcgatttggacggtctcctggtgatttccaagtatataacttacgaggcgggagctgaaaccatgtgttcatgacgACAAAACCGTTCTCCTTGCAGAATTCACACAACaggtcgcctctttcatttctaactACGTTAGGCTACTTCTAAGGCCGTactctccaattatgtcttcatatctttctttacccaccttggcgttaaagtcgcccattaatatgtttatgtcctctttctttgttagtcttattgttttttccagatctttatagaacttagttatttcttcttctgacttATCTGCTGTTGGTGCATATGCTTGTGTCACATTTATGTTTACTGGTTTGCCTGTCATTTTGATCAACATGACTCGTTCGGAAATTGGAACAAAATCTGTCACCGATTTACTGGTCTTCCTGTCAAGAGCAATAGCCACTTCATGTCGGTGATGTCTATCTGTTGGGTCACTACACGAGTAATAAATAGTAATCTTATCTTTCGTAAACTGTCCAgactcccattatatttattttcagccgATTCATTTCCTTTATAAGGTTGTGTAGTTTTCCTGGTTCGTAAAGACTATTAACATTCCATGTTGAAAATGTTCCACTTAAAATGTACCACTTACATATAAAAACACATTAGTATAGATAAAAAGAATTTCTAATAAAACTAAAAAGCAGAATTTTCACCTTTGGCCTATATGCATGCCAGTAGGCGATTTGGAATGCTGCCGATTAACacgtcgagctgggcttgcggaattctctcccattcttcacgagcagcatcttttagttctcgaagtgtaatagggtgATTGCTTCGCTTCTTGATgcacgacaggatttaaaacttcctcgatcTATACAGCACCAGTGACTGTTCTCTCCATAACCAGTAGTGGCATTCGTGTAACACTAATAATaacaccccaaaccataatactgccacttTCAAATTGGACATGCAGTTGGGCTGTTTTTAGTtgggcttgtcgtcctggggccctcccAACCAATGTTCGCGAATCAGAAACCAAGATAATCTTTGATTCATCagcatcagagaacatcacgttattccagttagaaCCATGATGCACCGTTTCTCTAGCTCATGACAACCTTAACATTTTATGTTGGTAGGAATAtgcagtccttgaagcctagcaACTTCTTTGGATATACCACTTACAGATTCCAGACATTTCTTCGAGCTATCAATGTTATGTGttagatctgtcaaaatgagatatcaaaTTTCTaagcatttttaaacggctcaaataaaatttaaacatagactgaaataatgtgtaaatacgcgaATCAGTTGAATGTGgccaaaattatacaaaaacgattcaaatttattatcattttcatttaaaaacgctctagaatgaatGACAACAATAGTTTTGacaccaccataggcgtagatatttGCACGTATTCCATATATTATgtgtacataaatatataaatatatatatatatatatatatatatatatatatattattctaaAAAGACCAATATGAAAATCATTTCGATATTTCAAATTTATATAAGTTCTACCTGTAGATATTCGGCTTTTGCAGACCTTAGAAGGTTAGTGTGACGATATTTGATCCGTGAATAAGAAATCGACGATTGGGGGAATCAATCAGAAGTCACATTCATTTCTCAGTGCGAAGTGAATGTCTACGGAGAGATATGTCCGTTTCAACACATTAGACGGTAAAGGAAACTCTGTGGCCACATTCAACGCATGTAGTTAACACAGCAAGAATGCCTCTAATATATTTTGTTCGGTCTTTTATATAGCCAGTGACGGTATAAAAACATGTTATGTTGAATACATTCGTACTCTAGACGAAAAgagtatattataaaaaacttggttatttccctcCACTTTTCCCTGTCCCTTGTTTTTTTCTCCAATCTCTCACGCCTATTATTTAATAAGTattgctttactgcttccaaccacTTCTCCACgacctcttctttttttttcatttattcctccttcagtattgttttaacatttaagttctctggcattcgtataacTAAGCCTTCTAGCTCTTTaggctcgtatttttgccgtgATTATTGGTTTTCCgtacatcctcattatttctttatttgttggTCTTTTTCAAATATTCTCTGCCGTTTGTATTGCGCCGAAAATTGTTCTAAACACCTTTCTTTCCAAGATCTCTACTTTATTTTCTTCCATCTGGTTCATAATGCACGTTTCGTTGGCATACATCATCCATGGTCAGATTACTGTTTCATAGATTCGCAATTTAGCTGTCCTTGACACATTTTTTGGTTTCAGTATTATACAGACAGCTCTGCTTTCCtatctcttttctttcttttcccgtgttcgttatggttgctcctaagtattaaatttttttcaaaacgaTAGACAGTTTCTGCtccttttattttgatatatttgctatcatttgttatgtctcctctcaTTTCTAAATATTGCGATTTTGTTTGGTTTATAGTTAGtccgtatcttttcgcttcttttttaaatttctggAAAACATTTTCTAGATGTTTTTCGTTCTCGCTAGTATCAACACAGCATTCGTATACGCTATATATTGTTCCTTGTACTTTGCTGTTATTAGTGTATGGTCACTGTTGATATCTGCCCCTCTGTAACTCATGCAATCGACTATTGCCTTATTATGTTCGCTTTTTGTTAGAAGATGTTATATCTGATTTTTTACTTTTCCATCGGGGGAAGTTCATGCTACCTTATAAATGCCTTTATGATCAAAACTTTTTCCCATTTTCATTTGATTATAATTATTAATGCAAATTTGGTTCCCCTGTTATTTGTCTATATATTTCCTCTTTATCACTTTCGCATTCATGTCTCCaatgattatttttatatcataattctgtatagtttttaTTAGGGTGTTTAGCGTTTCGAAGAATTCTGTTTTTGTTTCTAAATCTTTATCTTCAGCGGGCGCATGCATGTTGATGATACTTGTTTTTCTCTACGATTACTTTCCTCTTACTCTCAAGTAACATATTCGATCTGATATTGCTTGGAAATCTGcaactgctttgtttactttctcgAATATCATGAATTCCACTCCAAAATATCTCTTGATCTCCCACTATTGAACAGTGTgctttccaattttttttatttcattttccagTTGTTTCGTTTCGTGTATTACAAGTATATCTATTGTATATGTTTCCattatataccaaaataacatctgactatataatataatatcggactttatcttttatttataattatttaatttattaaaataatttaattaataatacgattAATAGTACTTACAGGACATTTGTTTGGTTTCTCTCCACTGTGCACCCTCATATGTATCAGTAGTTTGTATCGTGCATTAAATGGTTTGGTTTTCCTTGGACAGTTTGTCCAAAAACAAGTAAATTCTTCtcctaaaagaaaaaaacaaatcacttccattttttgtttagttttgaaTATCAAATATTgatctacattttattttattacctcGTTTCAGTTCCACATGGgatttttcaatgtgttttacCAGACATGTCTGTGATTCATAAAATTGAAAACAGTTTTCCCATTTACACTGTACGTTTACTGAACTGCTAACCTCTTCACATTCTAGATCTTCCACATCATGGATATCGTTCTGAAATATGAAAGAATAATGGATTTgtttaaactgtttttttatataaagtattATTGATTGCAAAAAGActgtgtaatattaataaatatagacaaaaTATTTCTTTCATAGGCGTGAAATTTTTTGATGTCACATAACATATATGCAAAACATTTCAATTTGAATTTTTGTCAGACGAAGTTCCGAAGACATGTCGCCTGTCGATGCCAAAATGTAAGGGCATGTAATAAAGTTAAGGTCCGGAAAATGTGGAGAAGCATCATTAGGAACCCCCACAAGAGATGGGGATGCAGGTAAAGAGAATGTTGATAACGCTGATGTaacatattataatttttattgcaCAAAGTGAActtgtaaaataaacaaaaaatattgcaaGATGAGTAAAAAGTTCCTAAAGACAAATGGTGGTTTGTTTTAACCATCATTTGTGAATGCGCGCGTAGGTAGCTGTTAGTGACGTTTTGTTCTCTAAGCTCAGTAGTAAGCTTTTTAAATAATGTGATATTTTGTGATCTTCACCTTATTTTTTAAGGTGATTGCGATGGAATCGAATAATTCAGGTAGGAATCAATATTTCTTGACGGACATTTCTATTTAATTTGTATGTTTGGTTACAGGTACTTGCGTAAAAAGCAGTTTACAAAGTTCAAGACTGCCAAGAACTTAACACGTAGGTACTGAAGTTGTTTTGTACGGTAATACATCCATGTTTGAACATACCTTCAAGATGACCCTAATTGATGGCAAGGTCTGTAATTTCGCAACCAATACAAAATCTATAAGTCGGTGTTATATATATGGTGCGACATCTAAAGATTTTAACAATCTGACTAAAAAATTACAGGTTTTACGGCAATTGAATTTGCTCTGTTATCTGCAAGTATCCGAATGCTTGAAAGCGTTTTTCGTTTGGCGTATAAATTATCGATAAAAAATATGTAGAGAAGATAACTAATGAAGAAAAGGAGTTAGTGCTCATAAAAAACACATTCAGGAAAGATTTACAAAAGAAACTGAATTGTTAGTCGGCATGCAAAAGCCAATTTCGGGAATACTAATAACGGTAACACTAGCCGAAGATTCTTTGAAATCCTCAGTTTGCTATCGAAATAACAAAAGCTAAGAATAAGATTTTTGATTATACCGCGAGATTTATGTACGAAGTTCTTGCGGGAGGAATGCAATCTACTTGGATGTATTCAGCAGAGTTCTGAGTCCGATATGTAAGACACCGATATCTGAGGTATAAATAAAAAcctgtttctatattttttgttcattttaaattttgattttgattttttccATCAAAAATATAcgctaatttttaaaaattaatattttccttTGATTTGTATGAGTTTTAGTAGAAAtatgttataaaataattttgcccACTATCATTTATAGTATAAAtgtttctactttaaaatgtctaACAAATAAACAATATTGAAACAAATTAAACGTTACCTCATTTTTAATTTGTCCACAAGTGGTTGAACTAAGGAAAGGATCGTCGTTAAGAAGCGCTTCACTTTGTGTCAGTACCATTTGATTCTCCTCTATGTTGAAAAATGCTGCTGATGGATCCTGCGTTATACTGTTATCGATAAATTGTATTGAACATTTTGAGTTCAGCAAATGACCAAATTCATTATTGGATACAGCACAATCCTAAAATAAAAGAGACAATGTCTATATGGTTATGTTTAATATCAAcctgtttatataattttatataaaagaataaTACAAATTCGAAAAAACTTAACTAATACAGAAATCTATACTGGTTACATAGTTAACAAGGTAACAAGGTACACTGAACATAAAAATTGTAGATATAAACTGGTGTATTTTATCgctaaaaataaaacttcatagGCCTGATAGGCCCAACGTATGCTCCGTAGGGTTAACATGACAATTTTATGCTTATCCCTACATCATGAccattataaataatatattattagtatttaataataagtatttaagTATATAAGTCTTTAAATAAAATCACTAGGATTTAGATCAGGCGATATTCGTATCACAGTAATTTCCACCAAATTCTCTCTGTCAAAGTCGTTCAAAAAACTATGAGAAACTTTGCTACAATTATAATCAAATACCTAAAATGTAGAAGTAAAACATtctccaaataaaaaatttattaaaatcctttataaaaggtatataattaaaaaacccaatcgggctatatcataaagacaaaacgttttcggaatccgtattccatcatcagtatacatgtttaaagccactaaatatctgggtaaaaacccgttaaaagttgtaggttaaaattaagtttacattattcgatcttatgtattaagatgttaaagtcaccagtggatttgataacacgGCAACTTACGActctacatgaagttgctggtcctgagacaaagtgtttACGAGAACTTGATGATAagaactgattgaaatgacaatattgacatttcaATCAGTAGAGTCGTaagttgccatgttatcaaatccactggcaactttaacatcttaatacataagatcgaataatgtaaacttaattttaacctacaacttttaacgggtttttacccagatatttagtggctttaaacatgtatacctagacactgatgatggaatacggattccgaaaacgttttgtctttatgatatagcccgattgggttttttaattatataccttttataaaggattttaatacattttttgtaatacatggtatacagccagctacaaaaatttagtttccttgtggattctcCAAATGTTTAAATAACGTTTCCcgtttaaatatacttttttattatctACTTACTCTAGAAATAGAGAGATTATAGTAATTAAGCACTCACGTTCATAATAAAATAAGGCATGCAggccagtaaagaaaaaaaagctgaaaaaatcttatacaggtttCTGAAGGTTCTAATTGGTGTACgagggatagctgatgacaaatcattgaagaagtacagttgattttgctttgtttttttcttaaatcaTAAAAAGTGGAAAAAAGATTCTTTACGTATAAAACGATTCGTTACACATTTCAGAGAAAaatgattcaaataaaagttgtaaatCTTAAAAATATCTTGAATATGCAATTCTAAATTAGAATACATACACAATTGTCCGAGATgattgcatttatataaaaaccattatttttgcagtaatttataaatgtttataacttTGTTTTTACATAATGACATATAATGTAACTACttaaaattatggcaattaatgagtAATTGAAGTGTGCAACATCCCAGTTAGAACGACTAAATAGTTTGTAAgttttcaatttgtttatcaacgagaatgattatttaaacaactgtacttgccgAAACAGTGACTCTAGAGGTATTTAGCAGATCGCAGTCGATTCTTCAAGGCTTCAATTTTAAGATATATCAAAAACATTTCATTCAAACAAAATCATTTATCAAAATtgttaaactttaaattaaaaaaactgtttGATAAAAGACTGACTTTTTAACcgataaacatttataataactatgATGGTGGTGAAAAAcgtaattttttgttaatattaaaagcTAAAAATTGACAAATGATAAACAAAGATCTCAATTTTATAATCCATTTTATGGATGGCATATATCGAGGACTTAAAACGTATAATCTGTTAAGGTGATAGTACTCGTAAAATACTCGTAAAtctgtttaatattatttggctACAGCACAAATTGCCTAAAAAATGGCATGAATCCACAGTAATACTTATACAAAAACCTAATAGTATTAAAACAGGTCCTGAGTCATACCGACCGATATCTTTAACATGCGCCATGTGTaagttactagaaaaaattattaataatagactAAGATGGCACCTGGAgagacaagatttaattattccAGAAAAAAGTGGTTTTAGAGAGCAAAGATCAACCATAGATAATATCATAGATTTGGAAAGGGACATTTCTGAAGCATTCGCACTAAGGAGTAAATGTCTAGCTCTTTGACATATCAAGAGCTTTTGATACAGCCTGGCACtgttatacaataaaaaaactacaaagTTGGAACATCCAAGGTCACTGCCTTCTCTTTATTAAGAACTTCCTTTAAAATAGAGCTTTTAGAGTTAGGACAAACAACACAATATCAGATATAATGTATCCAGAAAATGGCATTCCTCAAGGCTcggttataagtcctacgctCTTCATAGTGGCAAATCGCCTATAAAGGCAGGCATCTACGCGTATAATCTTGTAGTTTTTTGCaaaggtaaaaatatacaaaatatattttgtcacacACATAACTTTATACAACACTTAGAATTTTTCCCTTGAAAAAACTCGTTTCATCTTGTTTTCTAAGAAAAATGTCACGAACACTCTCAACCTAAGACCATGTGATAAGAACCTAAAACGTATAACGTCAATAAAGTTCTTGGGCATGACATTCGAAGAAACTCTAAGCTGAAAACTACATATAACAAATTTGATCTTATCTTGTCACAAGcgattaaatcttctaaaaactCTGGCAAATAAAGAATGGGGTGAGGATCGTCAAACACTTTTGATGTTATAGCGAACATTAATCAGatcaaaattagattatggatctacTGTGTATTCTACAGCCACTAAGACACTGCTAATAAAACTTGACAGTTCTCACAATCTCTCTTACGAAAGATCTGGAGCTTTTCGCACAACACCAATCGAAAGTATTTATTGTGAAGTTGGTGAACCGTCTTTAGAAGACAGAAGACTCTATTTAAGTGTAGCATACGCCGCAAAAATCATGTCTAACTCAAAAAACCCtactatttaaaattgttttacagaaaAGTTTCCAAGTCTCTTTATAAACAAGCCAAGAACGGCCAAACTCTTCTACGCAAGGATTAGAAGctatttaaatcaattaaactacACGTTCCCAGAATGCTTTCCCTCCCAATCGTCCTCAATTCTTCCATGGCAAATAAAGAACCCTCAGTGCTTAACCCGCCTCATCTCTTtcgacaaacattcaacaaacccaTAGGTAATCAAATCCGCCTTCAATGATATGCTTCACAACTACAAGGATTATACACAatatacacagacgcatctaaatGAAATGAAGGTACTGATGCTGCAGTCGTAACCCCAACatcgacaaataaatacaaactccCTTCAGAGTACTCCATTTACTCTGCTGAACTATACGCTATATACCAGACCACCCTTGCTGTCAATGTatccaataataccaattatattatactcacagACTCTCTAAGTTCCGTACAGTCAATCCAATATGTCTATCCAACTAATCCTTTGGTCATCAAGATAAAACAAGAAGTTCATACCGCTCAACTGAaaggaaaaaaatattatattattctgGATACCATCCAATATTGGAATTCAAGGAAATGAAGAGGCAGACAACGCTGCGAAAGAAGCTGCAACTTGTGATAGTGCGGAGTGTACTGAAACATTTACGACTGCGGACGTGAAAGCGGTGGTCAAATGTAAAGTGCAATATATGtgggaagaaaagtggaaagtgtCATCTGCCAAGATACACGATAGTAAAAATTGATAAAACCCTGGTCCACATTACCAACAAGTCGTAAAAACCAGGTAATAACGCGACTCCGCAATTAACTAACAGCCATGTGTTTTCcaacaaacaaaaatcaagatgtgaCAACTGTGAAGAAAAGTTAACAATCAAATATATATTACAGAAATGTCCAGCATTAACGCCAAAGCGCATGTTGTACAATATACACAACAAACTAAGTGATTTTTTAGGTCTACAGTGTACAAACCTAAAAAGTTTCTTAACTTCAATTAACATTCTAAACGCTATCTAAacatataaaaatgtaatacaaattattgttcgctactattgtttcgctaatagctaatttggctgatgcgattttgttcataaaaaaaatttagcatacttcaataactcattaattgccataatttcaagtagtcaTTACATGccatttattcaaaaaaaaaattattaacattgataaattactacaaaaataaggGGGTTTTGCTATTATatcggtcaattgtttatgtttttaattttgaaactcGTAAATTAAAGAACATTTTAACATCTACAACTTTTACTTAAATCATTTTTTCTTAATGAATAAGgaacgttttataggcaaaaaatgatttttttttaggttttatgattgttaaaaaaaagcaaaatcagctgtactcctttaaggatttgtcatcagctacATAACCTCATGTACCTTTTACACGGAGTTAGAaattagattctaactcgatgaccttttagaaccttcaaaaacctgTATTAGATTTctacgtgaaatcgatgattttttcacaGATTGACTGGGGTATTATATAAAGTAAACTATATAGATATATTTACCTGGTTAGTAAATTCCAAATCGTTGCATACAGTTTTCcgtaaaaaattgttaaaattcgTATTATTTCTTATGGTTTCCACAGGCGGCAAAAAACCATTGCATTCATTATCATCCGAATCTTTTTCATCTGTTTTCAAATCATTCAACAAATATGAGCCGTCCACTAGTTCAGTAGTAATATTGatattttctaaattaatatAATCTCCGTTCTTAATTTCAACCTTATGTCCACTAAACGGAGGAGGAACAAAAAACTTCGAGAAGCCTTCGTATGTTGAGGATTCCGAGAAAGAATTTTCGGTGGTAAACGTTTCCGTATCAAAGTTTTCCTCTACACTTGTTTTGGTGTTGTGGTCAAAGTCAATTTCGAAATCATCAAAATCGAAATTAATATCAATTTCGCTGTTAGGGGTACTTACTGGAGAATCATTGGAAATTAAATAGTCTATAAGATAATCATCGGTGACTTGTTCAGAATAATTTTCAGTTTCAGATAAGGGTTCGTTGAATGTTGAAAGAATATCACTTTTAGACAGAGTTTGTGCTTCGTAAAACGCGAGGTTGAACTTCTCCATGAGTTCTGCTTGTGTGAGATGGTTGATGGGATTGTATAGTTGGTCTGTCATTTCGTAGTTTTTCAATAACATCTAAAAAGTTACATTTCAGTTAAAACTATTCATAATTAAATATtgaattacatttaaaaataaccaATTGTACCTATAAAGATATACGCAATCTTTAACCAACGTAACTTCTTCTCGCACTCCTTATGCCATATAAGAGCATCGGAGATAAGTAACATAACTATCAGTATTAAATAGTATATTTCACGAATTAGTGACTGTTTTGGATTATCAACAAGTAATTTCAAAATGCTgaaggaaggcggagaagaagccatcacatatctaaaaatactatttaataaatgtctattccaaggcaacatacccgaacaatggaatactgctaaaacagtactaatacacaaaaagggagacaccacagaTCTGAAAAAATAGTAGAACAAGCCCGActtagaaaagggtacagcacctgtgaccatctat
It encodes:
- the LOC140445663 gene encoding uncharacterized protein, translated to MLLKNYEMTDQLYNPINHLTQAELMEKFNLAFYEAQTLSKSDILSTFNEPLSETENYSEQVTDDYLIDYLISNDSPVSTPNSEIDINFDFDDFEIDFDHNTKTSVEENFDTETFTTENSFSESSTYEGFSKFFVPPPFSGHKVEIKNGDYINLENINITTELVDGSYLLNDLKTDEKDSDDNECNGFLPPVETIRNNTNFNNFLRKTVCNDLEFTNQDCAVSNNEFGHLLNSKCSIQFIDNSITQDPSAAFFNIEENQMVLTQSEALLNDDPFLSSTTCGQIKNENDIHDVEDLECEEVSSSVNVQCKWENCFQFYESQTCLVKHIEKSHVELKRGEEFTCFWTNCPRKTKPFNARYKLLIHMRVHSGEKPNKCPFKGCNKAFSRLENLKIHQRSHTGERPYVCQFSTCPKSFSNSSDRAKHQRTHFDTKPYACQVLGCAKKYTDPSSLRKHVKNHTFEEQMQIKKKTHDAGISFTLQSFVKKYLDPNKQKAVRTSNIYYNTNFDHSYSSSYVIDKKYNMINIKQDLKNKLTEKSKLKKECY